A single Tenacibaculum sp. Bg11-29 DNA region contains:
- a CDS encoding 5-formyltetrahydrofolate cyclo-ligase → MLKSDLRKLYTNKRIALTESEKEKLEENIYQQILKFDFSKINNVHLFLSMKKFNEIDTQPIIDFFRKNGKKIIVSQCNFKDNSLSHFYLEENTKLHLNKFGVPEPIEAEEVAVTKIDLVFVPMLISDKKKYRVGYGKGFYDRFLAACRKDVKTIGLNFFPPITNIKDTHEFDIPLDDVLYPK, encoded by the coding sequence ATGTTAAAATCTGACCTTAGAAAACTATATACAAACAAAAGGATTGCACTTACTGAATCTGAAAAAGAAAAACTCGAAGAAAATATTTACCAGCAAATTTTAAAATTTGATTTTAGTAAGATAAACAATGTTCACTTGTTTCTATCGATGAAAAAATTTAATGAAATTGACACACAACCAATTATCGATTTTTTTAGAAAAAATGGAAAAAAAATAATTGTAAGCCAATGTAATTTCAAAGACAACTCACTGTCTCATTTTTACCTAGAAGAAAACACAAAGCTACATTTAAACAAATTTGGTGTTCCTGAACCTATAGAAGCTGAAGAGGTTGCTGTTACAAAAATTGACTTAGTTTTCGTACCCATGCTCATTTCTGATAAAAAAAAATACCGTGTTGGTTACGGAAAAGGATTTTATGATCGTTTTTTGGCTGCTTGCAGAAAAGATGTAAAAACCATTGGCCTTAATTTTTTCCCTCCTATAACAAATATAAAAGACACACACGAATTTGACATTCCGCTTGATGATGTTCTTTATCCTAAATAA
- a CDS encoding YciI family protein, producing MFLINFNFIKPIDEVNSFTELHREYVSNLYKTGLFIFGGSKDPRNGGVVIANSNSEKELCDILEKDPLIIQKVAEYSLTKFTPLMSIEKLDFLLSK from the coding sequence ATGTTTTTAATTAATTTTAATTTTATAAAACCTATAGATGAAGTAAATTCTTTTACAGAACTGCATAGAGAATATGTTTCTAATTTATATAAAACAGGCCTTTTTATATTTGGAGGATCTAAAGATCCTCGTAATGGTGGAGTTGTTATTGCAAATTCTAATTCAGAGAAAGAGCTTTGTGATATTTTAGAAAAAGATCCTTTAATTATTCAAAAAGTCGCAGAATATAGCTTAACAAAGTTTACTCCTTTAATGAGTATCGAAAAGCTGGACTTTTTATTAAGCAAGTAA
- a CDS encoding protein-disulfide reductase DsbD, translated as MKKIFILLLSLVINLTANSQIFNPITWKTSVEKISESKFKLITKATIEQGWSLYSQEVPKGGPIATTFTYDDNGGAVKILGNTKEPKGKVKFTKLFNEEGMNIKSFAHKAVFEQEIELVSGDVKELEAFVEFIACTDEQCLPPKEIDLVFDLTKSVLKKKTTSDVAKTDDDTDNKTEGKGLWAIFLLGLGAGFIALFTPCVFPLIPMTVSFFTKQSKNKSQGIKNAIIYGISIIAIYVLLGTAVVGVFGASAINEFSTSVTFNIIFFIVLIIFGLSFLGAFEIMLPSSWANKIDSKADKGGLIGIFFMALALAIVSFSCTGPFVGNIIVLSASVGGLAPIIGMLGFSSAIALPFALFAAFPGWLNSLPKSGGWLNTVKVVLGFLELAFAFKFLSNADLVLQLHLLEREVFIAIWIAIFGALTLYLLGKVQLPHDSPQKHISVGRLSLGLIVGAFTIYMLPGLWGAPLNLISAFPPPQSYSESPYGVGYTKQSTITVSDKEAGSHSGLPEGAHLMPPHDIISFHDYDKGLAYAKKVGKPVMIDFTGHACVNCRKMEQNVWVKPKVLNVLKNKVVLISLYVDDKRALDDDEIVDSKLNPGKKLKYIGQKWSELQTIKYKANSQPFYVLMAHDESNLIDPASYTPNVDEYYNWLEKGIANF; from the coding sequence ATGAAAAAAATATTCATATTACTGTTAAGTTTAGTTATAAACTTAACAGCAAACAGCCAGATATTTAACCCTATTACGTGGAAAACATCTGTCGAAAAAATATCAGAATCAAAATTTAAACTAATAACCAAAGCTACTATTGAGCAAGGGTGGAGTTTATATTCACAAGAAGTACCAAAAGGAGGGCCAATAGCAACAACCTTTACTTATGACGATAACGGAGGAGCTGTTAAAATATTAGGCAATACTAAAGAACCAAAAGGGAAAGTTAAGTTTACAAAACTTTTTAATGAGGAAGGAATGAATATAAAGTCATTCGCTCATAAAGCTGTTTTTGAACAAGAAATAGAATTGGTTAGCGGAGATGTTAAAGAACTTGAAGCTTTTGTTGAGTTTATTGCTTGTACCGATGAACAATGTTTACCTCCAAAAGAAATTGATTTAGTTTTTGATTTAACTAAAAGTGTATTAAAAAAGAAAACTACTTCTGATGTCGCTAAGACGGATGATGATACTGACAATAAAACAGAAGGTAAAGGGCTTTGGGCTATATTTTTATTAGGATTAGGAGCTGGTTTTATAGCTTTATTTACGCCATGTGTATTTCCCCTAATTCCAATGACGGTAAGCTTTTTTACAAAACAGAGTAAAAACAAATCACAAGGAATAAAAAATGCAATTATTTACGGGATATCTATTATTGCGATATATGTTCTGCTAGGTACTGCTGTTGTTGGTGTTTTTGGAGCAAGCGCAATTAATGAATTTTCAACAAGTGTTACTTTCAATATTATTTTCTTTATTGTACTAATCATATTTGGGTTGTCATTTTTAGGAGCTTTTGAAATTATGCTTCCAAGTTCATGGGCAAATAAAATAGATAGTAAAGCTGATAAAGGAGGTTTAATTGGAATCTTTTTTATGGCATTAGCTTTAGCAATTGTATCTTTTTCATGTACTGGCCCATTTGTTGGTAATATAATAGTTCTTTCAGCTTCAGTTGGAGGTTTAGCACCTATTATTGGTATGCTAGGTTTTTCATCTGCAATAGCTTTACCTTTTGCATTGTTTGCAGCTTTCCCTGGTTGGTTAAATTCATTACCAAAATCAGGAGGTTGGTTAAATACTGTGAAAGTAGTATTAGGGTTCTTAGAATTAGCTTTTGCTTTTAAATTCTTATCGAATGCCGATTTAGTTTTACAATTACATTTATTAGAAAGAGAAGTATTTATAGCTATTTGGATTGCAATATTCGGAGCATTAACGCTGTATTTATTAGGTAAAGTTCAATTACCTCACGATAGTCCACAAAAACACATTTCTGTAGGAAGGTTAAGTTTAGGTTTAATAGTAGGAGCATTCACAATTTATATGTTGCCAGGTTTATGGGGAGCACCTTTAAATTTAATTAGCGCCTTTCCACCACCACAGAGTTATAGTGAATCACCATACGGTGTAGGATATACAAAACAAAGTACTATTACTGTTTCAGATAAAGAAGCTGGTAGTCATAGTGGTTTGCCAGAAGGAGCACATTTAATGCCTCCTCATGATATTATTTCTTTTCATGATTATGACAAAGGATTGGCGTATGCTAAAAAAGTAGGAAAACCAGTAATGATAGATTTTACAGGGCATGCTTGTGTGAATTGTCGTAAAATGGAACAAAATGTTTGGGTAAAACCTAAAGTGTTAAACGTCTTAAAAAATAAGGTTGTATTAATATCATTATATGTTGATGATAAAAGAGCTTTAGATGATGATGAGATTGTTGATTCTAAATTAAACCCAGGAAAGAAGTTAAAGTATATTGGGCAAAAATGGAGTGAATTACAAACCATAAAATACAAAGCAAACTCCCAGCCATTTTATGTATTAATGGCGCATGATGAATCTAATTTAATAGATCCAGCATCTTACACACCAAATGTAGATGAATATTATAATTGGTTAGAAAAAGGGATCGCTAATTTTTAA
- a CDS encoding ornithine cyclodeaminase family protein has protein sequence MKKIIQIDSDFIENNTNFIELISELKISFSSEDTIVPMRHHHDFANPEVNVDSTLLLMPAWTPSKNAGVKIVTVSPENSKFDLPAINGTYIYLDAVRGTVKAILEAKNLTVKRTAAASALASSFLSRKDASSLLMIGTGALSTNLIKAHASVRPIKNVFIWGRDFSKAQAICDTLKNENFTITAVKTIEEKIAEVSIISCATLSKAPLVLGKYLKPGQHIDLVGAYKKDMREADDETIVKAAVYIDTFQGGLKESGDIFIPLQNGTLKEENIRADLFELCSCKKTGRKNEEEITVFKSVGHALEDLAAANYYYNKYSNE, from the coding sequence ATGAAAAAAATTATTCAAATAGACAGTGATTTTATAGAAAATAATACCAATTTTATAGAATTGATTTCTGAATTAAAAATTTCTTTTTCTTCGGAAGACACGATTGTTCCTATGCGTCATCATCATGATTTTGCAAACCCAGAAGTAAATGTCGATTCTACGTTATTGTTGATGCCTGCATGGACACCTAGTAAAAATGCAGGAGTAAAAATAGTTACTGTAAGTCCAGAAAATAGTAAATTCGATTTACCGGCTATTAACGGAACTTATATTTATTTAGATGCCGTTAGAGGTACCGTTAAAGCAATATTAGAAGCCAAGAACTTAACGGTAAAACGTACTGCAGCAGCTTCAGCTTTAGCTTCCTCATTTTTGTCAAGAAAAGATGCTTCTTCTCTATTAATGATAGGTACAGGAGCTTTATCTACTAATTTAATTAAAGCACATGCCTCAGTACGACCAATTAAAAATGTTTTTATTTGGGGACGTGATTTTAGTAAAGCGCAAGCTATTTGTGATACACTTAAAAATGAAAATTTTACAATTACCGCTGTAAAAACTATTGAAGAGAAAATAGCAGAAGTATCTATTATTTCTTGTGCAACATTGTCTAAAGCACCTTTAGTATTAGGTAAATATTTAAAACCAGGGCAGCACATTGATTTGGTAGGAGCTTATAAAAAAGATATGAGAGAGGCTGATGATGAAACAATAGTAAAAGCAGCTGTTTATATTGATACTTTTCAAGGAGGATTAAAAGAAAGTGGCGATATTTTCATTCCATTACAAAACGGAACATTAAAAGAAGAAAATATTAGAGCAGATTTATTTGAACTATGTTCATGTAAAAAAACTGGAAGAAAAAATGAGGAAGAAATTACTGTTTTTAAATCTGTAGGTCATGCTTTAGAAGATTTAGCGGCAGCAAATTACTATTATAACAAATATTCAAATGAGTAG
- a CDS encoding proline racemase family protein produces MSSTYKNILSNTDFTAKEDWLQIKTIDMHTGGEPLRVIVDGFPKLKGNNVLDYRRYCKDNFDHLRTALMFEPRGHPDMYGCILLPPNDDEGDFGIIFLHNEGYSTMCGHAIIAISTLAVEMNWISVKEGENILKIDAPCGRITSFANVEGGKVTGVRFHCVPSFVVGLDRAVEVDGVGTVTYDLAYGGAFYAYIDMAKNNFDFDLSTDSYRALIANGMKIKHAVMNTDKEITHPLEEDLSFLYGTIFIDNKKQASGNDSKNVCIFAEGEVDRCPTGSGVSGRMAIHKKRDEIKYGETMTIESITGAVFKGSVVSEERYGAYNAVIPEVEGTAHITGIQTFLIDPNDPMKDGFILR; encoded by the coding sequence ATGAGTAGCACATATAAAAACATACTGTCAAATACTGATTTTACAGCAAAGGAAGATTGGCTGCAAATCAAGACTATTGATATGCATACAGGAGGAGAACCTTTACGTGTTATAGTAGACGGATTTCCTAAATTGAAAGGAAACAATGTTTTAGATTACAGACGTTATTGTAAAGATAATTTTGATCATTTAAGAACGGCATTAATGTTTGAACCACGAGGTCATCCAGATATGTATGGATGTATTTTATTACCACCAAATGACGATGAGGGAGACTTTGGAATTATATTTTTACATAACGAAGGGTATTCAACCATGTGTGGTCATGCTATTATTGCTATATCTACATTGGCAGTAGAAATGAATTGGATTAGTGTTAAAGAAGGTGAAAATATTTTAAAGATAGATGCTCCTTGTGGAAGGATAACATCTTTTGCTAACGTAGAAGGCGGCAAAGTAACAGGTGTACGTTTTCATTGTGTGCCAAGTTTTGTTGTAGGTTTAGATAGAGCTGTTGAGGTTGATGGGGTAGGAACTGTAACATACGATTTAGCTTATGGTGGTGCTTTTTATGCTTATATAGATATGGCTAAGAATAATTTTGACTTTGATTTAAGTACCGATTCCTATCGAGCGTTAATTGCTAATGGTATGAAAATTAAACATGCTGTTATGAATACAGATAAAGAAATTACGCATCCATTAGAAGAAGATTTAAGTTTTTTATATGGAACTATTTTTATAGATAATAAAAAACAAGCCTCAGGAAATGATAGTAAAAATGTATGCATTTTTGCTGAAGGAGAAGTAGATCGTTGCCCTACAGGATCTGGTGTTTCAGGTAGAATGGCTATTCATAAAAAAAGAGATGAAATTAAATATGGAGAAACTATGACAATTGAAAGTATAACAGGAGCTGTTTTTAAAGGCTCAGTTGTTTCGGAAGAACGTTATGGGGCATACAATGCTGTTATTCCAGAAGTAGAAGGAACAGCACACATTACAGGAATACAAACTTTTTTGATTGATCCAAACGACCCAATGAAAGACGGTTTTATACTTAGGTAA
- a CDS encoding DUF962 domain-containing protein: MKTLQQWFDEYAVSHQNETNISIHFICVPAIFFSIVGIFMSIPSQLLNNLIKIYNPLIINWATVVLVFFLLFYLRLSFSMFIKMLVFSILCIIGNYYLSIYLPLLYTSIAIFIIAWIGQFYGHKVEGAKPSFIKDLQFLLIGPAWVIKKIFK; the protein is encoded by the coding sequence ATGAAAACACTACAACAATGGTTTGATGAATATGCTGTTAGTCATCAAAATGAAACAAATATTTCGATACACTTTATATGCGTTCCTGCTATATTTTTTAGCATCGTAGGTATATTTATGAGTATTCCTTCTCAACTTTTAAACAACTTAATTAAAATCTATAATCCGTTAATAATAAACTGGGCAACTGTTGTGCTTGTTTTCTTTTTACTATTCTACTTACGTTTATCATTTTCTATGTTCATTAAAATGTTAGTTTTCTCAATTCTTTGCATTATTGGAAATTATTACTTAAGCATATACTTGCCTCTGTTATACACTTCAATAGCTATTTTTATAATCGCATGGATTGGGCAATTTTATGGTCATAAAGTAGAAGGAGCAAAACCTTCTTTCATAAAAGATTTACAGTTTCTTTTAATTGGTCCTGCTTGGGTAATCAAAAAAATATTTAAATAA
- a CDS encoding MmcQ/YjbR family DNA-binding protein, with amino-acid sequence MHIEQFRNYCITKKGVTEHFPFDDVTLVFKVMNKMFALSGLNSWEQNEAKVNLKCDPEKALELRSEYDSINPGWHMNKKHWNTLILNNDVSDKIAFELIDHSYELIVKGLTKKLREELKSM; translated from the coding sequence ATGCATATAGAGCAATTCAGAAATTATTGTATCACTAAAAAAGGAGTTACCGAACATTTTCCATTTGATGATGTTACTTTAGTTTTTAAGGTAATGAATAAAATGTTTGCTTTAAGCGGGCTTAATAGTTGGGAACAGAATGAAGCAAAAGTCAACCTAAAATGTGACCCTGAAAAAGCTTTAGAATTAAGAAGCGAATACGATAGTATTAACCCTGGTTGGCACATGAATAAAAAACACTGGAACACCCTTATTTTAAATAATGATGTTTCTGACAAAATAGCTTTTGAATTAATTGATCATTCTTATGAATTAATTGTAAAAGGATTAACAAAAAAATTACGAGAAGAATTAAAATCAATGTAA
- a CDS encoding protein-disulfide reductase DsbD domain-containing protein: MKHDLTKKDAIFAKKRTTLLINYIIMKKLITILLLVASFVAYGQIHNPIKWTTSVKKISEKESELIATATLDSDWHLYSQEIPTGGPIPTSFSFSGDKRYLKKGNTKEEEGHVVDDEIFQMRIKYFDNKAVFTQRVRLKTNEKFTINGTVEYMVCSGENCLPPKEIDLSFKIN; the protein is encoded by the coding sequence ATGAAACACGATTTAACAAAGAAAGATGCTATTTTTGCCAAAAAAAGAACAACCTTATTAATTAATTACATAATAATGAAGAAATTAATAACAATTTTACTACTTGTGGCGAGCTTTGTTGCCTATGGACAAATACATAATCCTATAAAATGGACTACCTCAGTAAAAAAGATATCAGAGAAAGAAAGTGAGTTAATAGCAACAGCAACTTTAGATAGCGATTGGCATCTGTATTCTCAAGAGATTCCTACAGGAGGACCAATACCTACATCGTTTTCTTTTTCAGGAGATAAACGGTATTTAAAAAAAGGAAATACAAAAGAGGAGGAAGGGCATGTCGTTGATGATGAGATATTTCAAATGCGTATTAAATACTTTGATAATAAAGCGGTTTTTACACAACGAGTAAGGTTAAAAACGAATGAGAAATTTACGATAAACGGAACTGTTGAGTATATGGTTTGTTCAGGTGAAAATTGCTTGCCACCAAAAGAAATAGATTTATCTTTTAAAATTAATTAA
- the trxB gene encoding thioredoxin-disulfide reductase: MAEKIKCLIIGSGPAGYTAAIYAARADMKPIMYTGMQMGGQLTTTTEVDNYPGYPNGTDGTAMMNDLQKQAERFGTEVRFGMVTKVDLSTEVGGIHKVIVDESIEIEAETIIISTGATAKYLGLESEQRLIGGGVSACATCDGFFYKGQDVIVVGAGDTAAEEATYLANICSKVTILVRKDHMRASKAMQHRVEKTANIEVLFNTELDEVLGKDVVEGVRVVNNQSGDKKEIAVTGAFIAIGHKPNSDLFKGVLDMDDVGYLITKGKSTKTNLPGVFAAGDIQDKEYRQAVTAAGTGCMAALDAERYLGALE, translated from the coding sequence ATGGCAGAAAAAATTAAATGTTTGATTATTGGTTCAGGACCAGCAGGATATACCGCTGCAATTTACGCTGCAAGAGCAGATATGAAACCTATTATGTATACAGGAATGCAAATGGGTGGACAATTAACTACAACTACAGAGGTAGATAATTATCCAGGATATCCAAACGGAACTGACGGAACAGCAATGATGAACGATTTACAAAAACAAGCTGAGCGTTTTGGTACGGAAGTTCGTTTTGGAATGGTAACTAAAGTTGATTTAAGTACAGAAGTAGGAGGGATTCATAAAGTAATAGTTGATGAATCTATAGAGATTGAAGCTGAGACTATAATTATTTCTACAGGTGCAACAGCAAAATATTTAGGATTAGAAAGTGAACAGCGTTTAATAGGTGGTGGAGTTTCGGCTTGTGCTACTTGTGACGGTTTCTTTTATAAAGGACAAGATGTAATTGTTGTTGGTGCTGGTGATACAGCTGCAGAGGAAGCAACGTATTTAGCTAATATTTGTAGCAAGGTTACAATATTAGTTAGAAAAGATCATATGAGAGCTTCAAAAGCAATGCAACACAGGGTTGAAAAAACAGCTAACATAGAGGTTTTATTTAATACGGAATTAGATGAGGTTTTAGGTAAAGATGTGGTTGAAGGTGTTCGTGTTGTAAATAATCAATCAGGTGATAAGAAAGAAATTGCCGTAACAGGTGCTTTCATTGCTATTGGACATAAACCGAATTCTGATTTATTTAAAGGTGTTTTAGATATGGATGACGTTGGTTATTTAATTACAAAAGGAAAATCTACAAAAACAAACTTACCTGGAGTTTTTGCAGCTGGTGATATACAAGATAAAGAATATCGTCAAGCAGTAACAGCAGCTGGTACGGGTTGTATGGCAGCTTTAGATGCAGAACGTTATTTAGGTGCTTTAGAATAG
- a CDS encoding cupin domain-containing protein, with protein sequence MNLKEESKSIENYFSPKIITTVNDQYVKLAKIKGEDIPWHNHENEDELFYISEGSLLMEIENQPSFIMDKGDLFVVKKGVNHRVSSENECLIMLIESKTTKHTGTTESSITKSIDDQKY encoded by the coding sequence ATGAACCTAAAAGAGGAATCTAAATCTATAGAGAATTATTTTTCACCTAAGATTATTACAACGGTTAATGATCAATACGTGAAATTAGCAAAAATAAAAGGAGAAGATATTCCTTGGCATAATCACGAAAATGAAGATGAGTTATTTTATATATCAGAAGGTTCTTTATTAATGGAAATTGAAAACCAACCAAGTTTCATAATGGATAAAGGAGATTTATTTGTTGTTAAAAAAGGTGTTAACCACAGAGTATCTTCAGAAAATGAATGTCTAATTATGCTTATTGAAAGTAAAACAACCAAACATACCGGAACTACTGAGTCATCTATTACAAAATCAATAGACGATCAAAAATATTAA
- a CDS encoding DUF4230 domain-containing protein yields MELLFLGLISGTVISYFIFQKFSSTSKKHLTEKQSVILLDKIKRVSKLITIEGEFAEIYHHENSKEKFLGLFSSKKKAIILINAKVHIGFDFRKIKMHTDTKNKSLILSDFPQPEVFSVEPNIRFYDIQNGLLNKFSSEDLTEVNKEAKEHILQKIPESNLMQTANKEALEAISLMENLVETIGWKLDFSALELSASSQKPIE; encoded by the coding sequence ATGGAATTACTTTTTTTAGGCTTAATAAGCGGAACTGTTATCTCTTATTTTATTTTTCAAAAATTTTCTTCAACAAGTAAAAAACACTTGACAGAAAAACAATCCGTCATCTTATTAGATAAGATTAAAAGAGTATCTAAATTGATTACCATAGAAGGTGAGTTTGCCGAAATATATCATCACGAAAATTCTAAAGAAAAATTCTTAGGCTTATTTTCTAGTAAAAAAAAGGCAATTATTTTAATCAATGCTAAAGTGCATATTGGTTTCGATTTTAGAAAAATTAAAATGCATACCGATACTAAGAATAAATCATTGATTTTATCTGACTTCCCTCAACCAGAAGTTTTTTCAGTAGAACCAAACATACGTTTTTACGATATTCAAAACGGATTGCTAAATAAATTTAGCTCAGAAGACTTAACAGAAGTTAATAAAGAAGCTAAAGAACATATTCTTCAAAAAATTCCCGAGAGTAATTTAATGCAAACTGCCAATAAAGAAGCACTAGAAGCTATTTCTCTTATGGAAAATTTAGTTGAAACTATTGGTTGGAAATTAGATTTTTCTGCTTTAGAATTATCAGCTTCAAGCCAAAAACCTATAGAATAA
- a CDS encoding helix-turn-helix domain-containing protein encodes MNTPKPGEPVRGSKSGKPIMALFDLLGRNWAMNILWHLKENQKSFSELEKLCDGISPTTLNTRLKELQKTFIIEKVVDGYKLTDMGEELFNLFNPIRKWSEKWAKNF; translated from the coding sequence ATGAACACACCTAAACCTGGAGAACCTGTAAGGGGTTCTAAATCTGGAAAACCAATAATGGCTCTTTTTGATTTATTAGGAAGAAATTGGGCAATGAATATTCTTTGGCACCTAAAGGAAAATCAAAAATCATTTAGTGAGTTAGAGAAATTATGTGACGGAATATCTCCTACAACATTAAATACTAGGTTAAAAGAACTTCAAAAAACTTTTATTATCGAAAAGGTTGTTGATGGATACAAACTAACAGATATGGGTGAAGAGTTATTCAATCTTTTTAATCCAATAAGAAAATGGTCAGAAAAATGGGCCAAAAATTTTTAA
- a CDS encoding YkgJ family cysteine cluster protein, whose product MQTTKLNTQSILPLTCSRSGTCCFGKSVMLNPWELLNFSKEKKITSREFRDLYCEFGGIRLRFDGKEDKNGQKACNQYVDNVGCSVHQGRPLACRLYPLGRQIQFNKAHYIYEGNKFPCLNDCSEVLELPKLSVGEYLKGQEADLFEKAQDEYLIVMQNIADIAFELLLDSGLAESGDTKTLATWRVIGDESPELVSERIGEDWMNYLMTPTIDTTNNPITFAQKHNNLLQLKAQEEFGNLQTFNELHDASVLMVGVALHLARGLGADVKGISEHWIEIAKNNGAKE is encoded by the coding sequence ATGCAGACAACTAAACTTAATACTCAAAGTATATTACCTCTTACTTGCTCTAGATCAGGAACATGCTGTTTTGGAAAATCTGTAATGCTTAACCCATGGGAATTATTAAATTTTAGTAAAGAGAAAAAAATTACTTCGAGAGAGTTTCGCGATCTTTATTGCGAGTTTGGTGGTATTCGATTGCGTTTTGACGGAAAAGAAGATAAAAATGGACAAAAAGCATGTAATCAATATGTAGATAATGTTGGCTGTAGTGTACACCAAGGTCGTCCATTAGCTTGTCGTTTGTATCCTTTAGGTCGTCAAATACAATTTAATAAAGCACACTATATATATGAAGGTAATAAATTTCCTTGTTTAAATGACTGTTCTGAAGTTTTAGAATTACCTAAACTTAGTGTTGGTGAATACCTTAAAGGGCAGGAAGCTGATTTATTTGAAAAAGCACAAGATGAATACTTAATCGTAATGCAAAACATTGCCGATATTGCTTTTGAATTACTTTTAGATTCTGGTTTAGCTGAATCTGGAGACACAAAAACACTTGCTACTTGGAGGGTTATAGGAGATGAGTCCCCTGAGCTAGTATCTGAAAGAATAGGTGAAGATTGGATGAATTATTTAATGACTCCTACTATTGACACGACTAATAATCCTATTACTTTTGCTCAAAAACACAATAATTTACTGCAACTAAAAGCGCAAGAAGAGTTCGGAAACTTACAAACTTTTAACGAACTTCATGATGCTTCTGTTTTAATGGTTGGTGTGGCATTACATTTAGCAAGAGGTTTAGGTGCTGATGTAAAGGGAATTTCTGAGCATTGGATAGAAATTGCAAAAAATAACGGAGCTAAAGAATAG